The Mycoplasmopsis gallinacea genome includes a window with the following:
- a CDS encoding RNA-binding protein, giving the protein MKYSKNEIITGKVKKVFPNNIIVVDKNELEYNIVKKEISDKKQINVKNTFKVGEVINFVFLFYNKEKNMRYGSFKKNHPNFGKNNNNFMLKATRNGFKNLEAFNKATFKKVKNDKN; this is encoded by the coding sequence ATGAAATATAGTAAAAATGAAATAATTACAGGGAAAGTGAAAAAAGTTTTTCCTAACAATATAATTGTGGTGGATAAAAACGAATTAGAATACAACATTGTTAAAAAAGAAATTTCTGATAAAAAGCAAATTAATGTAAAAAACACTTTTAAAGTGGGTGAAGTTATCAATTTTGTGTTTCTTTTTTACAATAAAGAAAAAAATATGAGATATGGTAGTTTTAAGAAAAATCATCCTAATTTTGGAAAAAATAATAACAACTTTATGTTAAAAGCCACAAGAAATGGGTTTAAAAATTTAGAAGCTTTTAATAAAGCGACATTTAAAAAGGTAAAAAATGATAAAAATTAA
- a CDS encoding DUF4231 domain-containing protein, producing MKEFNAFRQYKKLYLKVWNRVYIYGFFYYLLNLITIISALAIAIIATVFIAGTVKYPNDMVNPYRSWFNNGTNYVISTTIINSVVALISGLLSFFLINKRFNDAKNRIQKINIEYTLYKGKEIYYSDVDKKTRDYILYKRVTKIVSYDRFSTDYLNELRVEYDTTKQG from the coding sequence ATGAAAGAATTTAATGCTTTTCGTCAGTATAAAAAACTTTATTTAAAAGTTTGAAACAGAGTTTACATTTATGGATTTTTTTATTATTTATTAAACTTAATAACAATTATTTCAGCACTTGCGATTGCAATTATTGCTACTGTTTTTATTGCCGGAACTGTCAAGTATCCTAATGATATGGTAAATCCATACAGAAGTTGATTTAATAATGGAACTAACTACGTAATTTCCACAACTATCATCAACTCAGTTGTAGCTTTAATTTCAGGACTGCTTTCATTTTTCTTAATTAACAAAAGATTTAATGATGCTAAAAATAGGATTCAAAAAATCAACATTGAATATACCTTATATAAAGGTAAAGAAATTTATTATTCTGATGTGGATAAAAAAACTCGTGATTACATTTTATACAAAAGAGTCACAAAGATAGTTTCTTATGATCGCTTTAGCACTGATTATTTAAATGAATTAAGGGTAGAATATGACACAACAAAACAAGGATAG
- a CDS encoding UU173 family protein, translating into MNNKNIKINFKTFFRVFTDNPALIWIKGNFAERLENGEYSKKWPLDKSGVKYFANYKEHLEEEGENEDDEDIFLGDFMDNEEGENLSIVNKVESDSFQKYVALAREFYIKKYGYKINEIADISSKNNAEAKWSQTKAAIENDAIKLISNPLFTYQKAVNGEIFDTNADAFFYDKQEQKIVFLNYTSFAKPKFFYKGFFTYNVLRKLNYNVKQISVININFFDNNITKNTTKDTCTFYESFSTWNSATKAAKGKPRKKATAATTLEDEELFYALKNTGELRLFTETGSYYEGNKSQGSFFQSARFGKISPNPKEPTVIKADYNKINYTNYQKTIINQLGEEVKIKFKDPNSSNIEKDENIYLDTFDKYLDCIINSYFEFGDNFNYDAIAYFFSVKESVEHLPYAIVDLSYQKQFSAPNNIVLPKKLFLDNQLEVNAIRKYIWGPDFEQISSKFFKNKSLQNLELYKNDKEFFERVPNYFNIHFLNYIRNLHIKDKRVIWYDYEGFSNVFPILDQSSSYGQIVNQVSVIETVNGVEKNVENVVVDTKNITLKDLVMLIQTIYSNKADYYVVFNKTYENTRNKEIKELVRRAFKDNKDLEFINWFNSQYIDVSEFASHVDHINNNTIDLADCFSHNKLEKKAIFHEFHIGNKEGYFFFKTNENHQIELLSESYYGMIEKTDFLKTTLIHINFLKHFFSIKKIEKYITKNQFPLKTLITPYSELVIQKGTMAMEEAILRHAQITGDNVWKMEKEPELKRYCENDVRAMIMVYEFLMMLVRSAAPEIDKFEYQIENENFEYIYQDGKLDIVTK; encoded by the coding sequence ATGAATAACAAAAATATTAAAATCAATTTTAAGACTTTTTTTAGGGTTTTTACAGATAACCCTGCTTTAATTTGAATTAAAGGAAACTTTGCAGAGCGCCTTGAAAATGGCGAATATTCAAAAAAATGACCACTTGATAAAAGCGGTGTTAAATACTTTGCGAATTATAAAGAGCACCTTGAGGAAGAAGGAGAAAATGAGGATGATGAAGATATTTTTCTTGGTGACTTTATGGATAATGAAGAAGGTGAAAACCTTTCAATAGTTAATAAAGTTGAAAGCGATTCGTTCCAAAAATATGTTGCTTTAGCTAGAGAATTCTACATTAAAAAATACGGATATAAAATAAACGAAATTGCTGATATTTCATCTAAAAATAATGCTGAAGCTAAATGATCTCAAACTAAAGCTGCTATAGAAAATGATGCAATTAAATTAATTTCTAACCCACTTTTTACTTATCAAAAAGCAGTTAATGGAGAAATTTTCGACACTAATGCGGATGCATTTTTTTACGATAAACAGGAGCAAAAAATTGTCTTTTTAAACTACACTTCTTTTGCTAAACCTAAATTCTTTTACAAAGGATTTTTTACCTACAATGTGCTTAGAAAATTAAATTACAATGTAAAACAAATTAGTGTAATTAACATCAATTTCTTTGATAACAATATCACTAAAAATACTACTAAAGATACATGTACTTTCTACGAATCATTTTCAACTTGAAATTCAGCTACTAAAGCAGCCAAGGGTAAGCCAAGAAAAAAAGCCACCGCTGCTACTACTTTAGAAGATGAAGAACTTTTTTATGCACTTAAAAACACTGGCGAATTAAGACTTTTTACTGAAACTGGATCATATTATGAAGGTAATAAATCTCAAGGTTCATTTTTCCAAAGTGCACGCTTTGGAAAAATTTCTCCAAACCCTAAAGAACCAACTGTTATTAAGGCAGATTATAATAAAATTAATTACACTAATTATCAAAAAACAATTATTAATCAGCTTGGTGAAGAAGTTAAAATTAAATTTAAGGATCCAAATTCTTCAAATATAGAAAAAGATGAAAATATATATTTAGATACTTTTGATAAATATTTAGATTGCATTATTAATTCATATTTTGAATTTGGTGATAATTTTAATTATGATGCTATTGCTTACTTTTTCTCAGTTAAAGAAAGCGTTGAACATCTTCCTTATGCAATTGTAGATTTAAGCTATCAAAAGCAATTTAGTGCTCCAAATAACATTGTGCTTCCTAAAAAACTTTTCCTTGATAATCAACTTGAAGTTAATGCAATTAGAAAATACATTTGAGGACCTGATTTTGAGCAAATAAGCTCTAAATTCTTCAAAAATAAATCTTTACAAAACCTCGAATTATATAAAAATGATAAAGAATTTTTTGAAAGAGTTCCTAATTACTTTAACATTCACTTTTTAAATTACATCCGTAATTTACACATTAAAGATAAAAGAGTGATTTGATACGATTATGAAGGATTTTCAAATGTTTTCCCAATTTTAGATCAAAGTTCTTCATATGGTCAAATTGTTAACCAAGTATCAGTTATCGAAACTGTTAATGGAGTTGAAAAAAATGTTGAAAATGTGGTAGTCGATACCAAAAACATTACATTAAAAGATTTAGTAATGCTTATCCAAACTATTTACAGCAATAAAGCTGATTATTATGTAGTATTTAACAAAACATACGAAAATACGCGGAATAAAGAAATTAAAGAGCTTGTAAGACGTGCCTTTAAAGATAATAAAGACCTTGAGTTTATTAATTGATTTAACTCACAATATATAGATGTTAGTGAATTTGCTTCTCACGTGGATCACATTAACAATAACACAATTGACTTAGCTGATTGCTTTAGCCATAATAAACTTGAAAAAAAAGCAATCTTCCATGAATTTCATATTGGAAATAAAGAGGGGTACTTTTTCTTTAAGACCAATGAAAATCATCAAATTGAATTACTTTCAGAATCATACTATGGAATGATTGAAAAAACTGATTTTTTAAAGACAACTTTAATTCATATAAACTTTTTAAAGCACTTTTTCTCAATTAAAAAGATTGAAAAATATATTACTAAAAATCAGTTTCCTTTAAAAACCTTAATTACCCCTTATTCGGAACTTGTTATTCAAAAAGGGACTATGGCAATGGAAGAAGCTATTTTAAGACATGCTCAAATCACTGGTGATAATGTTTGAAAAATGGAAAAAGAACCTGAGCTTAAAAGATACTGCGAAAATGACGTTAGAGCTATGATTATGGTGTATGAATTTTTAATGATGCTAGTTCGCAGTGCAGCTCCTGAAATTGATAAATTCGAATATCAAATTGAAAATGAAAATTTCGAATACATCTACCAAGATGGTAAATTAGATATTGTAACTAAGTAA
- a CDS encoding APC family permease, translating into MKKKFNSISLAALLVNYMVGFGFIATIMKIVNLGPWGILVISLTLFVAIATALVFTRLSNNFHEEDGGSMYFAKQTGKESFAFYVGFNQYAQYPLFSASGPLFLVTAAETLTSNNIVLWIVRIFSIMFFIFLAFVSTSKLKTSKFIIFGAAIVKWIILFIGFAILLYLATKFNYYSYNFTHYQDVNTYLILSNSLSFMFAFSGIEIMPSFAKESKVRNYKKVFIILFGTVLFIYFIGYVLFLGTKISIFDGKFVNIYTQVHHYGSILFIIFLIFYNVSDTLTSQLAYSRTLSYFAKQGYLPKKIALENENGEHKNAIWLNTIIILTFMTFFVLLPEILKALGVKIEKDYFNSFLDLGTMTYLIQYVGSFITLLLLEQQKKVRKIALIEKMFYFVAIFILVSMILVRLFPFLADGPWKVSNWISLFTFILIHIIIFTLIYLKKQRNKKEILAKANN; encoded by the coding sequence ATGAAGAAGAAATTTAACTCCATATCTCTTGCGGCTTTATTAGTTAACTACATGGTTGGTTTTGGTTTTATAGCCACAATCATGAAAATTGTTAATTTAGGACCATGAGGAATTTTAGTTATTTCATTAACATTATTTGTGGCTATAGCCACAGCTTTAGTTTTTACTCGGTTATCTAATAATTTCCATGAAGAAGATGGTGGTTCAATGTATTTTGCCAAGCAGACTGGCAAGGAAAGTTTTGCTTTTTACGTTGGATTTAACCAATATGCGCAATATCCTCTTTTTTCAGCATCAGGACCACTTTTTTTAGTTACTGCTGCTGAAACATTAACATCTAATAATATTGTTTTATGAATCGTTCGGATTTTTTCAATTATGTTTTTCATTTTCCTTGCTTTTGTTTCTACATCGAAACTTAAAACAAGTAAATTCATAATTTTTGGAGCAGCAATTGTTAAATGAATTATTCTTTTTATCGGTTTTGCAATTCTGCTTTATTTAGCAACTAAATTTAATTATTACAGCTACAACTTCACTCATTATCAAGATGTAAATACCTACTTAATTCTTTCTAATTCACTTAGCTTTATGTTTGCTTTTTCTGGAATTGAAATTATGCCAAGCTTTGCCAAAGAATCTAAAGTTAGAAATTACAAGAAAGTATTTATCATCTTATTTGGTACAGTTTTATTCATCTACTTTATCGGATATGTCCTATTTTTAGGTACAAAAATTTCAATTTTTGATGGTAAGTTTGTCAATATTTACACTCAAGTTCATCACTATGGTTCAATTTTATTTATCATCTTCTTAATTTTTTATAATGTTTCAGACACATTAACTAGCCAACTTGCTTACTCCAGAACTTTATCTTACTTTGCCAAGCAAGGATATCTTCCAAAGAAAATAGCCTTAGAAAACGAAAATGGCGAGCATAAAAATGCTATTTGACTTAATACCATTATCATTTTGACTTTTATGACTTTCTTTGTGCTGCTTCCTGAAATTTTAAAAGCACTCGGAGTTAAAATTGAAAAAGATTATTTCAATAGCTTCCTTGATCTAGGAACAATGACTTATTTAATCCAGTACGTCGGCTCTTTTATAACCCTTTTACTTTTAGAACAGCAAAAGAAAGTGCGCAAAATTGCTCTAATTGAAAAAATGTTTTATTTTGTAGCAATTTTTATCCTTGTATCAATGATTTTAGTCCGTCTATTTCCATTTTTAGCTGATGGACCTTGAAAAGTATCTAACTGAATTTCACTTTTTACTTTTATATTGATTCACATTATTATTTTCACTTTAATTTATCTTAAAAAGCAAAGAAATAAGAAAGAAATTTTAGCTAAAGCAAATAATTAA
- a CDS encoding CNNM domain-containing protein, with protein MSLTIQIILLVALLILFVLSSIYSGSETAYTSVSKAHVREMVQNKERGAKLIYKQLERYNQLLSAILIGNNIVNVASATLTSALLGSILSQNEVLIVIISTAVVTPILVIFGEIAPKLLAKNNPMRFLKIFCYFIEGTFWLFYVLTYPISKLGKKVYVTHSEDQLKSILDLAQSEGVLQTGESILAQKALDLDSTKVSQHYIRLKDVVYLDYKDNISKALEVFKETNYSRLPVMKNGQLIGIVLIKDIFHLQKGKVINYLKTVPLISANSILSSALEKMRLARAQMAFVTQSNNKVDTIGIITMEDIIEEIIGEIYDEYDDEEEIYEISLQKSRVVVSAYIYDVFKQLEIDLELLSEDEEEMTVRQYLLKKTNSKRIYKNTRFNLNDIVSFKVVETFQGKPNDTIVEINKI; from the coding sequence ATGTCCCTGACTATTCAAATTATTCTCTTAGTGGCACTTTTAATTTTATTTGTTTTAAGTAGTATTTATAGTGGAAGCGAAACAGCTTATACCTCAGTTTCAAAAGCACACGTTCGTGAAATGGTTCAAAACAAAGAGCGTGGAGCTAAACTTATTTATAAACAACTTGAAAGATACAACCAGCTTTTAAGTGCTATTTTAATTGGAAATAATATTGTTAATGTGGCTTCAGCTACCTTAACTAGCGCACTTCTTGGAAGCATTTTGTCCCAAAATGAAGTTTTAATTGTTATTATTTCTACTGCAGTAGTAACTCCTATTTTAGTAATCTTTGGTGAAATTGCACCAAAATTACTTGCAAAAAATAATCCAATGCGTTTTTTAAAAATATTTTGCTATTTTATTGAAGGGACGTTTTGACTTTTTTATGTTCTAACTTACCCAATTAGTAAGCTTGGTAAAAAAGTTTATGTAACTCACTCTGAAGATCAACTTAAAAGTATTTTAGATTTAGCTCAAAGTGAAGGAGTGCTTCAAACTGGAGAGAGCATTTTAGCTCAAAAAGCACTTGATCTTGATTCAACTAAAGTCTCACAGCACTACATCCGTTTAAAAGATGTTGTGTATTTGGATTATAAAGATAATATATCAAAAGCCCTAGAAGTATTTAAAGAAACCAATTATTCTCGCCTTCCGGTGATGAAAAATGGACAATTAATTGGAATTGTTCTTATTAAAGACATTTTCCACCTTCAAAAAGGAAAAGTCATTAATTATTTAAAAACAGTACCTTTAATTTCAGCTAACTCAATTCTTTCTTCAGCTTTAGAAAAAATGCGTTTAGCTCGAGCACAAATGGCTTTTGTTACCCAAAGTAATAACAAAGTTGATACCATTGGAATTATCACAATGGAAGATATTATTGAAGAAATCATTGGTGAAATTTATGATGAATACGATGATGAAGAAGAAATTTACGAAATTTCACTTCAAAAATCAAGAGTAGTTGTTAGTGCCTATATTTACGATGTATTCAAACAACTGGAAATCGATTTAGAGCTTCTTAGTGAAGATGAAGAAGAAATGACGGTTCGTCAATACCTTCTTAAAAAGACTAATTCAAAAAGAATTTATAAAAACACTCGTTTTAACTTAAATGATATTGTTTCATTTAAAGTTGTTGAGACTTTTCAAGGTAAACCAAATGATACCATTGTTGAGATCAACAAAATTTAA